One part of the Thermococcus radiotolerans genome encodes these proteins:
- a CDS encoding TIGR01177 family methyltransferase: MLYIEILGNLPEMARDEAKAMLELAGGRIAGQDYLFLKIDADEGAFPYLNRLGLAHEYGMLLVEANSIEELLQKARDVDWPIKGTFKVDTETMANCRHDVLDLPRKLGAVIHAKGFRVNLSKPDTLVRVYCGEKLYAGIRLRFFDPKDFESRKAHHRPFFRPISLHPRVSRALVNLTKAKREILDPMMGAGGILMEAGLLGLKVYGVDIRPEMVEGAEMNLRHYGIRDYELKLGDATKLEELFPGKKFEAVATDPPYGTSATLAGRKRDELYEKVLESIYGVLEEGSRLAIAFPASFDGEAEAEKVGFKLVGKYYQRVHKSLERYFYVFEKP; encoded by the coding sequence ATGCTCTACATTGAGATACTCGGAAACCTGCCTGAGATGGCGAGGGATGAGGCAAAGGCCATGCTGGAGCTGGCCGGTGGAAGGATAGCCGGCCAGGATTACCTCTTCCTCAAGATAGACGCCGATGAGGGGGCATTCCCATACTTAAACCGCCTCGGCCTAGCCCACGAGTACGGGATGCTGCTAGTGGAGGCGAACTCCATCGAGGAGCTCCTCCAGAAGGCGAGAGATGTGGACTGGCCGATTAAAGGGACCTTTAAGGTCGACACCGAAACCATGGCCAACTGCAGACACGACGTTCTCGACCTCCCCAGGAAGCTCGGCGCGGTTATTCACGCCAAGGGTTTCAGGGTGAACCTCTCGAAGCCGGACACCCTCGTCAGGGTTTACTGCGGCGAGAAGCTCTACGCCGGGATAAGGCTCCGCTTCTTCGACCCCAAGGACTTCGAGAGCAGAAAAGCCCACCACAGACCGTTTTTCAGGCCGATTTCCCTCCACCCGAGAGTTTCACGCGCGCTCGTGAACCTCACGAAAGCCAAGAGAGAAATTCTCGATCCCATGATGGGTGCCGGTGGAATCCTTATGGAGGCGGGCCTTCTCGGCCTGAAGGTCTACGGGGTGGACATACGGCCGGAGATGGTTGAGGGGGCCGAGATGAACCTCAGGCACTACGGGATAAGGGATTACGAGCTCAAACTTGGCGATGCGACAAAGCTGGAGGAGCTGTTTCCGGGGAAGAAGTTCGAGGCCGTGGCCACAGACCCGCCCTATGGAACCTCAGCGACGCTCGCGGGAAGAAAGAGGGACGAGCTGTACGAGAAGGTGCTGGAGAGCATCTACGGGGTTCTTGAGGAGGGCAGCAGGCTGGCGATAGCCTTTCCGGCGAGCTTTGATGGAGAGGCGGAGGCTGAAAAGGTGGGCTTCAAACTGGTAGGAAAGTACTATCAGCGCGTGCACAAGAGCCTGGAGAGGTACTTCTACGTGTTTGAGAAGCCTTAA
- the hisB gene encoding imidazoleglycerol-phosphate dehydratase HisB, whose protein sequence is MNRKTRETDVTVELDAAGGILTGDKVLDHLLTALFFYMGREAKVRASYDLRHHLWEDVGITLGEELRSKLPERFARFGSAIMPMDDAFVLVAVDISGRPYASVELSFEEGEEGFEKALVREFLWGLARSLKATIHVKTLSGVNAHHVIEAAFKGLGAALGKAIGESGKLESTKGLLEV, encoded by the coding sequence ATGAACAGGAAAACGAGGGAGACGGACGTAACCGTGGAGCTCGACGCGGCCGGAGGGATATTGACTGGCGACAAAGTCCTCGACCACCTCCTCACGGCCCTCTTTTTCTACATGGGTCGGGAGGCGAAGGTTAGGGCCAGCTACGACCTCAGGCACCACCTGTGGGAGGACGTCGGAATAACCCTCGGCGAGGAGCTGCGCTCCAAGCTCCCGGAGAGGTTCGCCCGCTTCGGAAGCGCAATAATGCCGATGGACGATGCGTTCGTGCTGGTGGCGGTTGATATTTCAGGAAGGCCCTACGCGAGCGTTGAGCTCTCCTTTGAGGAGGGTGAAGAAGGCTTCGAGAAGGCCTTAGTGAGGGAGTTCCTCTGGGGGCTGGCGCGTTCTCTGAAGGCAACGATCCACGTGAAAACGCTGAGCGGGGTTAACGCGCACCACGTTATCGAGGCAGCATTCAAGGGACTCGGCGCCGCCCTCGGCAAGGCCATCGGGGAGAGTGGGAAGCTGGAGAGCACGAAGGGCCTGCTGGAGGTGTGA
- the hisH gene encoding imidazole glycerol phosphate synthase subunit HisH, whose translation MIAIVDLGIGNLANVRKALGGVITSDPYEIEKAEKLVLPGVGNFGAVMERLEPLRGVILDAINDGKPFLGICLGLQLLFEGSEESPGKPGLGVFRGDVVRFQGVRTPHIGWNQLWKKKDCPLFEGIRNGAYFYFVHSYYARPSEEEIIAGVTDYGSKGKEIVFTSAVCRDNVYAVQFHPEKSGRNGLAVMRNFRGL comes from the coding sequence GTGATAGCGATAGTCGACCTCGGAATAGGAAACCTCGCCAACGTGAGGAAGGCTTTGGGGGGAGTCATCACGAGCGACCCCTACGAGATTGAAAAAGCAGAGAAACTCGTTCTTCCAGGCGTTGGTAACTTCGGGGCGGTCATGGAGAGGCTCGAACCGCTGAGGGGAGTCATACTCGACGCGATAAACGACGGAAAGCCCTTCCTCGGGATATGCCTGGGCCTCCAGCTCCTCTTCGAGGGAAGCGAGGAGAGCCCCGGAAAGCCCGGCCTTGGGGTTTTCAGAGGAGATGTGGTCAGGTTCCAGGGAGTTAGGACTCCGCACATCGGCTGGAACCAGTTGTGGAAGAAGAAGGACTGCCCGCTCTTCGAGGGAATCAGGAATGGGGCGTACTTCTACTTCGTCCACTCCTATTATGCCCGGCCGAGCGAGGAGGAGATAATCGCGGGCGTTACCGACTACGGGTCGAAGGGGAAGGAGATAGTCTTCACGTCAGCGGTCTGCAGGGATAACGTCTACGCTGTGCAGTTCCACCCGGAGAAGAGCGGGAGGAACGGGCTGGCCGTTATGAGAAACTTCAGGGGGCTCTGA
- a CDS encoding HAD family hydrolase — MWIVFDVDGVLIDVRESYDTATKLTAEYFLRLFGIEREIKPEWARELRRKGSFGDDFKVSEALILFTLAGNVDGLIEEFPEGETIEWVREKFGFQVYGGSIERVFNTFYLGREYPERLFDFPGLWKRETPIVRRKLLEEASERFRIGVVTGRSVLEMELAERIIGFKFENAVTREAYLKPDPRALWELVRGEPGIYVGDTINDGIFIENYRRRYGKEFDFVMVGRDVRDVNEFLVELLVGEQT; from the coding sequence ATGTGGATAGTATTCGACGTTGACGGCGTGCTCATAGACGTGCGGGAGAGCTACGACACCGCCACGAAGCTCACCGCGGAGTACTTCCTCAGACTCTTTGGAATCGAGAGGGAGATAAAGCCCGAGTGGGCCAGGGAGCTCAGGAGAAAGGGCTCCTTCGGCGATGATTTCAAGGTCAGCGAGGCGCTGATACTCTTCACCCTCGCGGGAAACGTTGACGGCCTCATCGAGGAGTTTCCGGAGGGGGAAACCATAGAGTGGGTTCGCGAGAAGTTTGGCTTTCAGGTCTACGGAGGGAGCATAGAGAGGGTCTTCAACACGTTCTACCTGGGAAGGGAGTACCCGGAGAGGCTCTTTGACTTCCCTGGGCTGTGGAAAAGGGAGACGCCCATCGTCAGGAGAAAACTGCTGGAGGAAGCGTCCGAGCGCTTCAGGATTGGGGTCGTTACCGGGAGGAGCGTCCTCGAGATGGAGCTCGCGGAGAGGATAATCGGGTTCAAATTCGAAAACGCCGTCACGAGGGAGGCCTACCTCAAGCCGGACCCCAGGGCGTTATGGGAGCTCGTAAGGGGCGAACCTGGAATCTACGTCGGCGATACAATCAACGACGGCATTTTCATCGAGAATTACCGGAGGAGATACGGAAAAGAGTTCGACTTCGTCATGGTGGGGCGCGATGTGAGGGACGTTAACGAGTTCCTGGTGGAACTGCTGGTCGGGGAACAAACTTAA
- the hisD gene encoding histidinol dehydrogenase, with translation MDFELEGYVAGMLRDIKERGIEAVREYSLKFDGYDGPFRVTDEEFNEALEAIPERDREIILRTIERLWEYHERQMEKERLFLKKGSLYGLIYRPIRRIGIYVPGGKPLPSTLMMVAVPAKIAGVKEIAVAIPPKEGRVNPYVLYVAKLLGIDEVYKLGGVQAIGAMAYGIGMKKVDKIFGPGNKFVNEAKRQVFGVVGIDSLAGPSEIAVIADGTAEKDYVLADLLSQLEHGKDSRAWLLTTSKELAEYCSREGIEVVLCGSLEECTEKANEIAPEHLEIITARLMELVDLIENAGAIYLGPYTPVPAADYFLGVNHVLPTGGAARFSGVLTVRDFLKPISIAQVSREEFLAERELGLRLAEIEGMAFHGRSMEVRK, from the coding sequence ATGGATTTTGAGCTTGAGGGCTACGTTGCCGGAATGCTGAGGGACATCAAGGAGAGGGGAATCGAGGCCGTCAGGGAGTATTCCCTCAAGTTCGATGGGTATGATGGTCCTTTCCGTGTAACCGATGAGGAGTTCAACGAGGCGCTGGAAGCGATTCCCGAGAGAGACCGCGAGATAATCCTCCGCACTATCGAGCGCCTGTGGGAGTATCACGAGAGGCAGATGGAGAAGGAGAGGCTGTTCCTCAAAAAAGGCTCCCTATACGGACTGATATACCGCCCGATAAGGAGGATAGGAATCTACGTTCCTGGCGGGAAGCCGCTGCCATCAACGCTGATGATGGTGGCGGTACCGGCGAAGATAGCGGGAGTTAAGGAGATAGCGGTGGCGATTCCGCCGAAGGAGGGCAGAGTGAACCCCTATGTGCTCTACGTGGCCAAGCTGCTCGGCATCGATGAGGTCTACAAGCTGGGCGGCGTTCAGGCGATAGGAGCGATGGCGTACGGCATCGGCATGAAGAAGGTGGACAAGATATTCGGCCCCGGAAACAAGTTCGTCAATGAGGCCAAGAGGCAGGTCTTTGGAGTTGTCGGCATAGACAGCCTCGCCGGGCCGTCGGAGATAGCGGTGATAGCGGACGGGACGGCGGAGAAAGACTACGTTCTGGCCGACCTCCTCAGCCAGCTTGAGCACGGAAAAGACAGCAGGGCGTGGCTCTTGACCACTTCAAAGGAACTTGCCGAATACTGCTCGCGCGAGGGAATAGAAGTCGTACTCTGCGGGAGCCTTGAGGAGTGCACCGAGAAGGCCAACGAGATAGCGCCGGAGCACCTCGAGATAATCACCGCTCGGCTGATGGAGCTCGTTGACTTAATCGAGAACGCCGGTGCAATCTATCTCGGCCCGTACACGCCCGTTCCGGCAGCAGATTACTTCCTCGGCGTCAACCACGTCCTGCCGACGGGGGGAGCGGCGAGATTCAGCGGTGTTCTGACGGTTAGGGACTTTCTCAAGCCGATAAGCATCGCCCAGGTGAGCAGGGAGGAGTTCCTCGCCGAGAGGGAGCTTGGACTGAGGCTGGCAGAGATAGAGGGAATGGCCTTCCACGGGAGGAGCATGGAGGTGAGGAAATGA
- the hisF gene encoding imidazole glycerol phosphate synthase subunit HisF yields MLAKRIIAALDIKDGRVVKGIRFRNIRDAGDPVELAKRYESEGIDEIVFLDITASYEKRGILLELVERIAGGIYVPFTVGGGIRTVEEAREIIKRGADKVFINTAAVERPELVREIAELVGSANLVVAIDAKWNGSFWEVYTHGGRKARGIDAVEWAKRVEELGAGEILLTSMDTDGTKEGFDIPLTRTVAEAVDIPVIASGGAGEPEHFYEAFKAGAEAALAASIFHYGEYTVGELKGFLAERGIPVRLDY; encoded by the coding sequence ATGCTTGCCAAAAGAATAATCGCGGCGCTGGATATAAAGGACGGGAGGGTCGTCAAGGGAATTAGGTTCAGGAACATTCGCGATGCGGGCGACCCGGTTGAGCTGGCAAAGCGCTATGAGAGTGAGGGGATAGACGAGATAGTCTTCCTCGACATAACGGCGTCCTATGAGAAGAGGGGAATCCTGCTGGAACTCGTCGAGAGAATAGCCGGGGGGATATACGTCCCCTTTACCGTCGGGGGCGGCATAAGGACGGTTGAAGAGGCTAGAGAGATAATCAAGCGCGGTGCCGATAAGGTTTTCATCAACACCGCCGCCGTTGAGAGGCCGGAGCTGGTGAGGGAGATAGCTGAACTCGTAGGCAGTGCAAACCTCGTGGTGGCGATAGACGCCAAGTGGAACGGCTCCTTCTGGGAGGTCTACACCCACGGGGGAAGGAAGGCGAGGGGGATTGATGCAGTTGAGTGGGCGAAGAGAGTGGAAGAACTCGGCGCCGGCGAGATACTGCTCACGAGCATGGACACGGACGGAACGAAGGAGGGCTTCGACATACCTTTGACGAGGACCGTTGCGGAGGCTGTGGATATACCGGTCATAGCCTCGGGGGGAGCGGGGGAGCCGGAACACTTCTACGAGGCCTTCAAAGCTGGGGCGGAGGCAGCACTGGCGGCTTCAATCTTCCACTATGGCGAATACACCGTCGGCGAGCTGAAGGGATTCCTGGCCGAGAGAGGAATCCCCGTCAGGCTGGACTACTGA
- the hisC gene encoding histidinol-phosphate transaminase translates to MIREFVKSFQPYKVVEGNYRIWLDKNENPYDLPGWVKEEIFEELKDLSFNRYPHITSMPVREAIADFYGLSPENVAVGNGGDELISYLVWLFEGEQVVTTPPSFGMYNFYAKLNGIPVVEVPLLEDFTIDGHAIAERSKNARVIFIASPNNPTGNLQPEEEIIKVLETGRPVVLDEAYAEFAGKSLWRLIEEYPNLIVLRTFSKAFSLAGVRTGYLLANEEVVDALYRVKSPFSVGVMTMAAVKVVLRHHELVERRVAKIIEERERIRKAFREFTYPSDANFLLMRLNAYEFLLEKGIVVRKLSGRLDGHIRVTVGRKWENRELIEALREFLEVRGCG, encoded by the coding sequence ATGATCAGGGAGTTTGTGAAGTCGTTCCAGCCGTATAAAGTTGTGGAGGGGAACTATCGGATATGGCTCGATAAGAACGAGAATCCCTACGACCTGCCCGGGTGGGTGAAGGAGGAGATATTTGAGGAGCTCAAGGACCTGAGCTTCAACCGCTATCCGCACATAACTTCGATGCCGGTCAGGGAGGCCATAGCCGACTTCTACGGCCTGTCCCCGGAGAACGTTGCCGTTGGAAACGGGGGGGACGAGCTGATAAGCTACCTGGTCTGGCTCTTCGAGGGGGAGCAAGTAGTCACGACACCACCTTCCTTCGGCATGTACAACTTCTACGCGAAGCTGAACGGAATTCCAGTGGTTGAAGTGCCCCTGCTGGAGGATTTCACGATAGACGGCCACGCCATAGCGGAGAGGTCCAAAAACGCGAGGGTGATCTTCATAGCCTCGCCCAACAACCCGACCGGCAACCTTCAGCCAGAGGAGGAAATAATCAAAGTCCTAGAAACCGGAAGGCCCGTCGTTCTCGACGAGGCCTACGCCGAATTCGCGGGGAAGAGCCTCTGGAGGCTCATAGAGGAGTACCCCAACCTCATCGTGCTGAGGACTTTTTCCAAGGCGTTCAGCCTGGCAGGCGTCAGAACGGGCTACCTCCTGGCGAATGAGGAGGTTGTCGATGCGCTCTACCGGGTGAAGTCCCCGTTCAGCGTTGGAGTCATGACGATGGCGGCGGTGAAGGTCGTGCTCAGGCATCACGAGCTTGTGGAGAGGCGCGTGGCGAAGATAATCGAGGAGAGGGAACGGATAAGGAAGGCCTTCCGGGAGTTCACCTATCCGAGCGACGCGAACTTCCTCCTGATGCGGCTGAACGCCTATGAGTTCCTCTTAGAGAAGGGCATAGTCGTAAGAAAGCTCTCGGGAAGGCTCGATGGCCACATCAGGGTGACCGTGGGGAGGAAGTGGGAGAACAGGGAGCTGATAGAGGCCCTCAGAGAATTCTTGGAGGTAAGGGGATGTGGATAG
- the hisIE gene encoding bifunctional phosphoribosyl-AMP cyclohydrolase/phosphoribosyl-ATP diphosphatase HisIE, whose amino-acid sequence MEELIEKVGWEKNGGIVPVIVQDTKGEVLTLAYIDREALKRTLQTGYAHYYSRSGRRVRMKGEVSGNVQRVREVRIDCDSDALLFIVEQKGPACHTGNYSCFYRKLGEPERVLPMDYSLTILRELEELIRTRKEKPVEGSYTSRLFREGRERIYKKFGEEAIEVLVAETREGLIYETADMLYHLLVLLVYNDVTLGEVMAELRRRRG is encoded by the coding sequence ATGGAGGAACTCATCGAGAAGGTTGGCTGGGAAAAGAACGGCGGAATCGTTCCCGTTATCGTCCAGGACACGAAGGGTGAGGTGCTGACGCTCGCCTACATTGACAGGGAAGCCCTGAAGAGGACCCTCCAAACCGGCTACGCCCACTACTACTCCCGCTCCGGGAGAAGGGTGAGGATGAAGGGAGAGGTGAGTGGAAACGTTCAGCGCGTTAGGGAGGTTAGGATAGACTGCGACAGCGATGCGCTGCTCTTCATCGTCGAGCAGAAGGGCCCAGCCTGCCACACGGGAAACTACTCCTGTTTCTACAGGAAGCTGGGCGAGCCGGAGAGGGTTCTGCCGATGGACTACTCGCTGACCATCCTTCGGGAGCTTGAGGAGCTGATAAGGACGAGGAAGGAGAAGCCCGTCGAGGGCTCGTACACCTCAAGGCTGTTCCGTGAAGGCCGGGAAAGGATATACAAGAAGTTCGGCGAGGAAGCGATAGAAGTTCTCGTTGCTGAAACTAGAGAAGGTTTAATCTACGAAACGGCCGACATGCTCTACCATCTGCTCGTTTTGTTGGTCTACAACGACGTTACCCTCGGCGAAGTTATGGCTGAGCTGAGGAGGCGGAGGGGATGA
- the hisA gene encoding 1-(5-phosphoribosyl)-5-((5-phosphoribosylamino)methylideneamino)imidazole-4-carboxamide isomerase gives MEVYPAIDLMGGKAVRLYKGRREDVKVYGDPVKIAERFAELVDKIHIVDLDGAFEGFPRNLGVVARIIKKTGLRVQLGGGFRSYGAVARAYEIGVENVIIGTKAFDLEFLEKVTSEFEGITASLDAKDGRVALRGWLESGMEVKEAYELLRNYVDRFVYTSVERDGTLTGIEEIERFWESEEFIYAGGVSSVADLRKLAKAGFSGTIVGKALYEGRVALEELLEVAECLPKE, from the coding sequence ATGGAGGTTTATCCGGCCATAGACCTCATGGGCGGGAAGGCGGTGAGGCTCTACAAGGGGAGGAGAGAGGATGTTAAGGTCTACGGCGATCCGGTGAAGATAGCGGAGCGTTTTGCAGAGCTGGTTGACAAAATCCACATCGTTGACCTCGACGGTGCCTTCGAGGGTTTCCCAAGGAACCTCGGCGTGGTCGCAAGGATCATCAAGAAGACCGGTCTAAGGGTCCAGCTCGGGGGCGGCTTCAGAAGCTACGGGGCCGTTGCGAGGGCGTACGAAATCGGTGTGGAAAACGTGATAATCGGAACCAAGGCCTTTGACCTGGAGTTTCTTGAAAAAGTTACCTCCGAGTTTGAGGGCATAACAGCGAGCCTCGACGCGAAGGATGGAAGGGTGGCCCTGAGGGGCTGGCTTGAGAGCGGGATGGAAGTCAAAGAGGCCTACGAACTGCTGAGGAACTACGTGGACAGGTTCGTTTACACCTCAGTCGAGAGAGACGGGACGCTGACTGGGATAGAGGAGATAGAGAGGTTTTGGGAAAGCGAGGAGTTCATCTACGCGGGGGGAGTTTCGAGCGTTGCCGACCTTAGAAAGCTCGCGAAAGCGGGCTTTTCTGGGACCATAGTCGGGAAGGCCCTGTATGAAGGCCGCGTGGCCCTTGAGGAACTGCTGGAGGTGGCGGAATGCTTGCCAAAAGAATAA